CCTAAAATGTGATTGCACACTTTAGGTGACATTAGTGATCCATAAGTTCACCCTTTGGTCTGAAACTCCAGGACTTTGTATGCAAGTCCACTGTGGGCAAGCCAGGTGACGAAATTTCTTCTTTAACTGGCAACTCTTGCATGTATCGTCCCGTCAACAAAActctgggagctgagttcgcaaGTTGTTCTGTAAATGGACAAACTTGGTGCAGTTTGGTGTTGAAATTGTAAGAGAGGGTACATGCTGGCTGGAAATGAGAGTCTGCAGGAACTGAAAAGTTTTGGCAGATTTGCTAAACCCCTTTGGCACTTAACTCACAGCCAACAGCAGAGACTCTGTGCAGCCCACGTGAGGACATAGACCAAGACTGAGAAGTCTGGTCCTGGAAGTACCTCGTTTCTCAAGAGGAAATAAATGTTGCTGCCTATTCACCCTGGAGTGTAAGGATGACATTTTGTTTCCAGTGAAGTCAGCCGAGCCAGGGTTTTATTTTACCCTGAGTATCCATAATAATGTTTGGCTCACTGATTTTCCCTAGTTGTACTATGAAAGCAAGGAAATAAGGAGAAAATGATAATCAGTTTTTTTACAATTTGTAAAAAACTTGTACAAATCATACTAATTTTATAGGCTATTATACATTTgtacatgtatatgtatgtatgtgtatataatgGAAATAGTTTGTAGATGAACTTCCCTAAAATACACACAGTGGTTTAGTAATGGAAATATACTACAGGAGGCAGGTGCTATTCCATGTGAcatggaataaagaaaaaaaaaaaagacaagttttaCAAATATCCTCGTAAAGAGAGTTCAGGGTTTTTAAACAGTCTAATTAACCTACATCTTTCCTCACTATTCTGGTATTTGGTGTGCAAGCTGCAAAATTTCCTTTACTCTCTCTCTGCTGCCTCTGGTGCTAATTCAAGAGGTTGAAAGTACATTGACAAGGGTTGCAATTTTCAGATATTCAAACATTTCTATCTTTAAAATTGGTGGCAGATGTGCACCTAGCTTTTAGGTCAGTATTTGCCAAGCTTGTGAAAGCTGAATTTCCCtccaagaaaacaaacccaatttTATTGCTCTCCTGGCAATTCCTAGCATGCATTGTAAAAGACCTGCACGTCTGAATTCGTGCACGACCTTACGTTGCCTATTTGGTAACTATAGCCTGGCATTTTGTGAGAGGCTGCCCGAGGCTGCATTACTGATCTTGAGGGGTAAAACCAGTAAATTTAGCATGGCAGAATTCAAATGTAAGCAACTGCCAGAGTAAAATTCTCTGCCAAAGCAACATTTGCAACTTACAAAAGAATCCCAGATTCACCAGCACAGTTGTTTTAAGTGAAAAGTTCGCACAGCTGTAGAtaacaaatgcattaaaaattagCTTACCATTAAAAATTTGCTCACTGTACTTCAACTGTGCCATTATTAGGTACAGCCAGTCGTGTTCATGTTGCTAGACATGCTGGGGGGGAACAGTGTTCTGCCATGGTGTGATCCTCTACCAGAGATATGTTGGGCATGCACTGTGACTTTCCATATACTCGATTGGTTTGTTAAACTTCAGGTTGTGCCCTGGTGAAACCAGAAGCCTCTCCTATCCTGCAGGCTATACCCATTCCAGCATATTATAGATGTGAAACTTCCAGAATAGTCTGCTCACAGCCTCTTTGCTGTCCTTTTTTAACCCCATACTTATTATCCCccagttattttcctttctttgctcacAGGCCAAGGAAAGACCGTCCCGATAGTGTTGATAAAGATACACAGAATTTTAGCTACTGAATTCACAAGATTTCCATGGTGGGTGGAATAAAAAATACACAACATCCTCTGCTTTCCAAGTATGGAACAGACATTTCACCTACAACGAAACCTACAAGGCTAGTCATGATACTTGGGAATATGCATATTTAACTTCCAGGCATTTGTACAGACCCCACTGCTAATTCATTGCACAGAAAAATTACAGAGCTGATCGGCCAGGGAGCACTCTGGTCTGACGGAATGCTCAAAAGGCTCCAGGGGGGTCCAAAATGGCTGGAAGCAAATGTCTATGTGGTAAAGCTACTTTTCCTCAAATAGATGTTGGTAGAAGGGGAGGGCGGGGGTAAGCATAGAAATACTCCATTTACCGTAAGCACCAGCCAGCATGAACAcagagaacaaacaaaacaaagtacaAGCGCTAGGCAACGGTCTGGATTGCAACACGCGTgcactgcagctcctgcagaagctgctgagTGGCTGGGAGCACGCCGGTAGTGTTTCAGTCCTTGGCTTCAGATGGAAGTGCTATAAGCCTCCCTACGTTTTAGTCATCTGCAGCTGGAACTGTCATTGGATGTCTGGAGAGGCACCAAGCAGCTCAGACTAGCCGTGACCTTTTGCATTGCCATATATATCCAGAAACCATTCTGTCTGTAGCAAAGAATCCCAGTTCCCAACGGTTTCTGGCCAcgtgggtgtgtgtgtgcatacacacgcAGTCACATGCGTATGTGCTTTGGAGAGTTCTGCTCTCATTTTCTGCCTTCTAACCATTTCCTGGTCAGAGGCAAGTGTGTGGCCTCTTAGCAAAAAGATTCCCAGGACTAGCTTCTTACTAAATCATGACTAGGGACTCATCCATTCATCTGCCTCTGATCTCTGGCTCTAGCTTGACCCTGAAGGAAAAGAGGGCCTGGACTAACAGGAAGACTATTTACAAGCCTGCCGTAATTCTAGGTTAGGAggcagaggtttggggttttttttaaatgacataagGCTCAGCTAGTGGGTTTCTCAGTTCCCTTGTGTAGGGGTGTCTCTGCCTGTCTGTCTGGTGGTTTTCTGATAAGAAAGACTGGTGTCATTTCAGTAGTGGCTCGTTTCCTTGAGGATCTGCTGTTGGCCACAACTACCCCTGGGCATTGCCCAGCATATTCCCGTCCAGACGCCCAACCTGCCTGAGGAAACCCCAGAAGATGTTCCACACTTGCCTTAAACAGCACGATTTCACATTTCTGAGTAAGGCTGCAACAGACACCCATGTAAGCAATTCCCTCCTTATCGAGGCTGCCTGTTCCACTTCTGCAGCATATGAGCATCAACTCCATTTTCCTCTGCAGGCTGGATTGCTACAATATGCTTTACTGGGGTGTCTCGCAAGCATGCCTCAGAAGATTCACTCAGAACAGATtggagctgtttgcttgcctttaaTGATAACCACACTAAGCTTATTAAAACTGTTCTCCACAGAACGCCTTAGCTTATTGAAGATTTATAAATCTCTTGGATTTATGCTAGTAGTACCTGGGGTACTCAGACGTTGTCCTTTACTCAGGTACCCCACACCTCTGGTTGTCGGCCAGCGATCTCAGGCAAACCACACCAGCACTGAAATCTGATGAGATGCTTCTTATGGCAGTTTTGGTTTTTCGCTTGGTTTTCCCCTTGTAATGGTTGTGCCAAATGAGATGATTGATGGTTTTCTGACAAGGAAGAGCTGTTGCTTTTACACTGCCCTTTTTCTAGGGCATGAATGCAGTGCAGGGAGAGGTGGCAGCCACAAGACTTCACGTTTTCCACAGGCCAAGTTGATTGGGAAATAACTGAGACAAATGCCAGAAATTTTGCAATAAGATTGtacttttaagagaaaaaaaaacagaaaatggctTATTCCAGTTAGTAAGTCTCAGCATTTTTTTGCAGAAGTCTTTATAGGCCTTCAGGCAGAACACAGGAAAATTTAAAATCACAAATAACCTATTGCAGAGAAAGCCAAATACACCCTTAGGCATATGAACTGTGTCAACTCTGCTTTCCATTGTGCAGTGCCTTCTATCACAAGACTTTGTGAATAAAATGTCTATAGTCTTCTGTGACATTAGGATCGCTGTCCTTGTTTAAGAGCTGAACAGTACCGAGGCATGGAGAGATCTCTGAACACCTAACCTTTTGTGGGGAGAGGGGGCTGAGGGTGCTTTCCCAGTGTGCTGCCTTGCTGTCCCAGCCCTCAGCCTCACCATTCCCCTTCCTTATCTGTTTGGACACATCTAATTTCCAACCATTAACAAGGCACctgcttcatagaatcatagaaccatagaatcataaaatcacaaaatcatagaatagtttcagTTGTAAAGGACCTTACAGATcccctagttccaacccccctgccatgggcagggacaccttccactagaccaggttgctcaaagccccgtccagcctggccttgagcactgccagggagggggcagccacagcttctctgggcaacctgtgccagggcctcaccaccctcatagtgaagaatttctttcttatatctaagaCAGAATTATCAAAACTTACATCTTACATTTGTTATATCGAAGAAAGAAGTATCAAACACTGCTGTTGAACTAGGGGACTGCCATGGTCCCTCCCGCCCTCCAGGTCCAGGAGCCTTTCACTCAAGTCCAGTGCAATGCTCAGTATCCCCGAGGTCTCTCCCGATCTCTGACTCTTTGCTCACTGCTGCCAGGACAGAGCTTACCCAGAAGACGGGTGGTGTCAAGGCGACATTTGGGACCTCCAGAGGGAGAAGGCATCCAGAGGCTGCTGTCTGCAGAGTGCTCTGAGATGCAGGCGAGAGTCTCCCTTGCAAATGCGATAGTCATGGCAACAGTGCTCCCGCTTCTCCCGGAGATCAGTAATTCAGCCTTAGGCGTAATTCCATGTATTCAGTTTGTGATGCAGTATTGCTCACCCAGCAATATGCTCAAAACttctgatagagaggattgtaagaaacatgaaactataacaaaaaagccttaatattttctagtttttagtagtctttagtactgtaacttgtatttctgcatgcatagtgatctaatgatgtaactgttacactaatccctgttttctcattaaggaatgtagtggaaggacatgggcacaagctatcacttagtcattagacaaaataattaagtgaaacaaaagtcgtcttggttctcagcaaataattgggataactgtgggataaaagagactcctaaataattctactccagacagctcgggtttgggagggcaaatgcgccaagctacagagataaggaggcacccagagagcaacaagactggagccaaacaacctgaaggacatggtggacgtgatcctagaactgagtttgcgcagagacaaatgtcaatcagtgaacagcgtgatgaagaggatgtgccttcatcttgggactcccGAAGACCACccccacccaaagatgctaacggACAtacatgaaagatatttacatatggcaattagttcctagaaatataattaatatttacatgtatgattgtatttaacctgaagcaacagggtgtctggcatgcacgtttggaggagaaatcccccatgtgcctggcgccgcaataaagaatccctgctgaacagtatgcatggtactgttaggtttttcctaccggatcacAGTATCACTTCTGAACTGTTTTTCTCTTACCATACCAAAGGCAGCTGGGGGGTCACTCAGCTTCCTTTACCTGCACTCACATCCGTGAGTGAGAGCAGAGGCAGGTCACAGTTGAATTACATACGCATTTATTAGACTTTTCTTATCAAGGGATACAAATTTCCTCCCTTTGCCAGAGTATCCCCATGTACCCTTTTAAGTACTGCATTCTGCTGCAGTGCTCGGGGAACTCTGCAAATAGTGCGAAAGCAGCTGCCCGGGAGAGGTACCGCAGAGCTGCAGTCAGCAGCAAATGCAGCCTTAGACAAGTAACAGGAGTTTGGTTCagctggagtctgcagctccCAGACAGATCCTTTCTTAACGGCCAGGCAGCTGTCAGTTGGCAGGGCAGCACACTAAGCATCCAGGTAAAACCAACAGGAGGATGGGCAGTGGTCAGCTGTGACAAGTTGCACATTTCTGCATGAAAAGAAGATGGCAATTGTTATTTGTACGCACCTAGCATACAAGATAACTGTCTGTGTGGTTCTTGCAGGCAGTATGCAGGAGTATGAGCTGACAGTAACACTTGCGGgaacactttttttctgaactagATACTGAAAGAGAACAACATTAAAGCGTAAATGACCTGGGGACTTTAACCCTCAAACATTGCCCGAGAGCTGCACAGTAGGAAATTACCTACATGTATGGGCTTCTCACCAACGAAGTAACTGTTATCTCCCAGGATCAGCCAGAAGGAACGATTTTACAGAGGTGGAAGAAATAACTAGCAGCAACAATGCAGGAGCTCAGTAGCGCAGGAACTGGAGTCTCTGGGTTGCTGAGGTTTGGTCCAAGCCTGAGAATGGGTTTCACTTTTTGGAAACACTTCGCTGTGTAACAGCCCAGGACAGGCCAGATCTACTCCTGCTTCTCTTAGACTTCTTCACATTCTCTTTTTCGTCTGTCTTCTTTGCATAGTTCTCCTACTGGTATGGTTTATAGACTGTATGCTATAGACAAGTTGTCTTATGTTTACTATTTTAAACATCACAGGATAAAGTACATTTacacgggggggagggggagggggggagaaaaagggtaaaaaataCTGTAGAGAGCACTTAAATGAATCAGCATTGACACAGGAACTCTGAAAGCCTCCCACAGCCGAAATCTTCCACCCGTGCTCACCGTGCTTGTGGCTCTGCTCAAGGAGCTGGGGTGGCTCCAGCCAGCCTGTGGTGGcaaggggggcagaggggagcagaggcCTGGGCCCCCCCCAGTTACGGTGACTCCATCCCCAATGCTGGAGGCAGAAGTGCCCCTCTGCCTGCAGGCAGGTGCCCCTTGTCCATGGGCATCACCCAcaacactggggacactggggatgaTTAACTGAGAAACCCCCTACCCTGCTCAGGACTTTCTGCCATCCCAGGCACCATGACCAGCTGCACTGAGGGCACTTTGCAAGGGCTGCGGACACTCAGCAGCCCCCCGGTGTCGCAACTTTTCTTTCCTGTGGGACAAGAGTACAACCCACATGTGGGTGAAGCACATTGCGTCTCCATAACTGATTCTTGAGCTGATTTTTTGAGACAGAGATATATAGCTGTTATTCTGTTCATTTGCAAAGCTGAGAACAGAGGCAGAACACAAAACATTGTGTCCAAAATCATGCCATGTGCAGGCAATCGAACAGCAAACACGCCAGCTACCTTCCACAAGCATGGTGTCGATGCTGATTCAGACACTAAAGCCCCTCTTGCTGCCTTTTCTCTTCAGCAAGGAACAAATTGTTTTGCTCAGAGCAGACTGTCCTTACATTTGGAACAACCAGATTTCAGTCAttcagaaaataataaattatcatgttttaatttaaattacacGAGGAAAAGCAAGGATTTCCAATGCTATTTTAGTAATTATATTCCACATCAGCGATACAAAACTACAGTGAAAGCTAATGCAGGCTGGATTACTGAATCACAGCCAGCAATCCTATCAagtacaggaggaaaaaaagaacactcAAGATCTGTCTTAAATCTGTTCAAATATGCTTAAGAACTGGGATAAGTGAAGTGCACTAAATACAAGTAATTCAAACCAATGCCATTTCTGTGGCTCTCCTTTTCCAGCCTCAGCCCAGGACACTTGCCTGGAAGACAAACACAGTCTCCCACAATATTTTTTCCAATATAACTATCTAATGCTTTCCCTTGAAGTATGCGTCAAACAAAGTTTAGTCAGAATAAGCCACGAAAATGTTTCTTGAAATAACAAAAGAcatcaaaaaatgttttctttgtaggaaaaaatcccaaaggtAACaaaacaatatatatatatatatttgaaatgcTCATTTCTCAAAGTGGCAGTGATTTTGATAGAGTGCCTTTCATAACACATGGATTTCTTTGTGATGACAAGTATtcctctttttaatatttttcagtacCAGCTATGAGATGCGAAAAGCTGTATGTTGTTAATGGGAAACAATAGATGTCTGGCAGAGCTCACAAGATAAAGCCAAACATAGCTAGGGTTTTGGTTTGCCAGCGTCTTATACCTCTGAGTAGACACAGTGACAAGCATGCCTTTGTATACGGAGTATAAGCAATACTTAATTAACATGCCTTGGCAGTGGACTGTATCATTAGTTTTGTCAAAAGAAGAGTTTCCCTTCCTTTATAAAACAAGAGCAAAGAATATCACTTCTGCTGTATTCTAAACATGGTCTGCCTTCACAGTTTTTCACCATGACAAATGCTCTGGTTTCTGTTTCGTGCTTTCCTCCCTCCATATCTCTCACTGTTGTGTGTATTTAGACTCACAGAAAATTTTCTCCACTTCTTTTGCAAAGCCAGGACTATTCTCTTACAGTGCATTAACagcctgcaaaataaaaaaagggtcTTCTCCTGGGTAAGTGGGTTATTCAGTGGCCTCACAGTTATCACAGAGTTGTAATTTATGCTGTTAAGAGCATTGACAAGGGAGGTGAAAGACTGAAACACATACAAAGATGCATTCAGAAAATTTTGTCAGTAGCATAATAGTCCATGCTGAACCATTCACAGCATCACTGAAGTTTTCTAACACATGTTCACTACAAGGCATCACTGCAAAGACTATTCCAGATTTAATACAAAATACATACTGCAGCAGGTTCTGGATCTGGATGGCTTCATCTGCATCATTGTCAGCACACAGCATCACAAGCTTACAGAAAACAGCCTCAGTAGTCTCATTACTACTGCAAACTCCTGAAGGCCTTCTTGTGGGCTCTCTGATTGCAGCAGAGAGGCCAGACAGTTCATTAATTGGCTTGGAACCTCCTAGACCTGTTCTCAAGCTGTTAGCtttttgctgctctctcctgagAGTGGTTTGTCTGGGGTTAGTActtctcattttgaaaaatatgcaCAGACAAAAATTATTTGTTGGTGTGGCTGATGTCTGCTTTCTccattatttggggaaaaaaaaaaaaagaaagaaaaaatcaagagAACTGAGTGTTAGgacaatgtgaaaaaaaacaattCCTTGCCTTTTTTATGTAATAAACTGGCTTGACTAGAGGAAGCTATTACTTGTGCTAATGAAGGCAGGCAGAAATGCTGAGAGAACGGGTATCAAGCTGATATGCAAGTTCAGTAGTTCCCAGCCCTTTTTGCAGATGAACTCGATGCCAAGCATTCTCCAGCTTGCAAGCAGGCCAGGCACCTCCCATGGAGACCCACCAGCCACCACT
This DNA window, taken from Opisthocomus hoazin isolate bOpiHoa1 chromosome Z, bOpiHoa1.hap1, whole genome shotgun sequence, encodes the following:
- the TICAM2 gene encoding LOW QUALITY PROTEIN: TIR domain-containing adapter molecule 2 (The sequence of the model RefSeq protein was modified relative to this genomic sequence to represent the inferred CDS: inserted 2 bases in 1 codon; deleted 2 bases in 1 codon; substituted 1 base at 1 genomic stop codon), producing the protein MRSTNPRQTTLRREQQKANSLRTGLGGSKPINELSGLSAAIREPTRRPSGVCSSNETTEAVFCKLVMLCADNDADEAIQIQNLLQYVFCIKSGIVFAVMPCSEHVLENFSDAVNGSAWTIMLLTXNFLNASLYVFQSFTSLVNALNSINYNSVITVRPLNNPLTQEKTLFILQAVNALXENSPGFAKEVEKIFCESKYTQQ